The Gillisia sp. Hel_I_86 genome has a segment encoding these proteins:
- a CDS encoding NAD-dependent epimerase/dehydratase family protein, whose protein sequence is MILVTGGTGLVGSHLLLDLVKSGKKVRAIYRTESKLTEVKKVFSYYVPAKEATFLFDSIDWVQADILDIPSLNEAFKNVDYVYHCAAIISFDANNAQQLRTTNIEGTANIVNSCIKFNVEKLCHISSIATMDLALGDEQISENYTWYPEKEHSDYAISKYGAEIEVWRGTQEGLHAVIVNPGVIIGPGFWNAGSGQLFKKTNNDLNYHFPKTTGFVGVQDVSKASILLMDSSIENEQFILVSENLSFRTVLKWGAESLHKKAPQTKLKPWMVFVGWIYQSIANILWGAKKQLSRNDYKSLFKHSYYSNEKIKRKTGFSFTPIKSVIIETGALFKAEKKP, encoded by the coding sequence ATGATATTAGTTACCGGAGGCACAGGACTAGTGGGCTCACATTTACTTTTGGATTTGGTGAAGTCTGGGAAAAAAGTTAGGGCGATCTATAGAACAGAAAGCAAACTTACTGAGGTGAAAAAGGTGTTTTCCTATTATGTCCCAGCTAAAGAAGCCACTTTTTTGTTCGATTCTATAGATTGGGTTCAAGCAGATATATTGGATATCCCTTCCCTTAATGAAGCATTTAAGAATGTGGACTATGTATACCACTGTGCGGCAATAATCTCCTTTGATGCCAATAATGCACAGCAGCTAAGAACAACAAATATTGAAGGAACTGCCAATATTGTGAACTCTTGCATAAAATTCAATGTCGAAAAACTGTGCCATATCAGCTCTATAGCCACAATGGACCTTGCTTTGGGAGACGAACAAATTTCTGAAAATTATACTTGGTATCCGGAAAAGGAACATAGCGATTATGCCATCTCAAAATATGGAGCCGAAATAGAGGTGTGGAGAGGGACCCAGGAAGGTCTTCACGCAGTAATAGTTAATCCCGGAGTAATCATTGGCCCCGGATTTTGGAACGCTGGCAGCGGACAATTATTCAAAAAAACAAATAACGATTTAAACTATCATTTCCCAAAGACAACTGGTTTTGTTGGAGTGCAGGATGTGTCCAAAGCTTCCATTCTCCTTATGGATTCTTCCATAGAAAATGAGCAATTTATCTTGGTTTCCGAAAACTTGAGTTTTAGAACGGTCTTAAAATGGGGAGCAGAAAGCCTTCATAAAAAAGCGCCACAAACCAAATTGAAACCCTGGATGGTCTTTGTTGGCTGGATCTACCAAAGTATTGCAAACATCTTATGGGGAGCCAAGAAACAACTTTCAAGAAATGATTATAAATCATTGTTTAAGCATTCCTATTATAGCAATGAGAAAATTAAGCGGAAAACAGGGTTTTCATTTACACCCATAAAAAGCGTTATAATAGAAACTGGGGCCTTATTTAAAGCAGAAAAAAAACCTTAA
- a CDS encoding DUF4296 domain-containing protein, whose protein sequence is MKFLKMFIIACFLSSCQNIEEVKKPGNLISEDKMVEVLTELNLLNSAKNYNKRILEETGLQPDTYLYSKYKIDSLQLAESTTYYAKKYDKFEGIYQKVKQNLEAMKAKLEVIREEEQRIEDSIRLLDTKDTLSIESLKIMPKAILIDSLGLQAVSEEVY, encoded by the coding sequence ATGAAGTTTTTAAAGATGTTTATAATTGCTTGTTTCTTGAGTTCCTGCCAGAATATAGAGGAGGTCAAGAAACCCGGTAATTTGATATCTGAAGATAAAATGGTGGAGGTGCTTACAGAATTGAACCTATTGAACTCTGCAAAAAACTATAATAAGCGAATTCTTGAAGAAACTGGCCTTCAGCCAGACACCTATCTTTATTCGAAATATAAGATCGACAGTTTGCAATTGGCAGAAAGCACGACCTATTACGCTAAAAAGTATGATAAATTCGAAGGCATTTACCAAAAGGTGAAGCAAAACCTGGAAGCTATGAAGGCGAAGTTGGAAGTGATTAGAGAAGAAGAACAACGAATTGAAGATTCTATAAGGTTATTGGACACAAAAGACACTTTAAGTATAGAGAGCCTTAAAATAATGCCAAAAGCTATTTTAATTGATAGTCTTGGTTTGCAAGCGGTAAGCGAGGAGGTTTATTAA
- a CDS encoding dihydroorotase: protein MKKVLIKNARIVNEGTIMEGDVFIENGIIVEIADSISAKSPDLAIIDAEGNYLIPGIIDDQVHFREPGLTHKETIETGSRAAIAGGITSFIEMPNTHPQTTTIEKLQEKFDLAKNSSYANYSFMFGGTNDNLEEILKVDPKTTAALKLFLGSSTGNMLVDDVKVLEQIFLKSPLMIAVHCEDEATIQKNLAECVERYGDDIPIELHPKIRSEEACYISSSNAVALAKKTGARLHVFHLSTAKEIKLFDNKLPLKDKKITAEVCVHHLWFNDSDYEKKGTLIKWNPAIKTKKDQDALLKGLLEGRIDVIATDHAPHTKEEKKNVYTKAPSGGPLVQHALPAMLQMHHQEKISLEQIVEKMCHNPAILFQIEKRGFIREGYKADLVLIDLNAPWAVQPSNTVYKCGWSPFDGVTFKSRVTHTFVNGQLVYNNFKFMPFAQVAEQLTFDR from the coding sequence ATGAAGAAGGTTTTAATTAAAAATGCACGAATTGTCAATGAAGGGACAATTATGGAGGGTGATGTGTTTATCGAAAATGGAATTATCGTTGAAATAGCTGATAGTATAAGTGCAAAATCTCCCGATCTAGCAATAATAGATGCAGAAGGGAATTATCTTATTCCTGGAATTATAGACGATCAGGTGCATTTTAGGGAGCCAGGCTTAACCCATAAAGAAACTATAGAAACAGGTTCTCGTGCTGCGATTGCAGGTGGGATCACTTCTTTTATAGAGATGCCAAACACCCACCCCCAGACCACGACCATAGAAAAGTTGCAGGAGAAATTCGATTTGGCAAAGAATTCCTCCTATGCCAACTACTCTTTTATGTTTGGTGGCACGAATGATAACCTGGAAGAAATCTTAAAGGTAGATCCTAAAACCACGGCTGCGCTAAAATTATTTTTGGGCTCTTCTACAGGCAACATGTTGGTAGATGATGTAAAAGTATTGGAACAGATCTTCTTAAAATCCCCTTTAATGATCGCAGTGCATTGTGAAGACGAAGCGACTATCCAAAAGAATTTAGCTGAATGTGTGGAGCGTTATGGGGATGATATTCCCATAGAACTGCACCCTAAAATACGAAGTGAGGAAGCTTGTTATATTTCTTCTTCCAATGCCGTTGCCCTAGCAAAAAAGACAGGGGCAAGATTGCATGTTTTTCATCTTTCTACCGCAAAGGAGATAAAGTTGTTCGACAATAAATTGCCTCTAAAAGATAAAAAGATCACTGCCGAAGTTTGTGTACATCACTTGTGGTTCAATGATTCCGATTATGAGAAGAAAGGAACTTTGATTAAGTGGAACCCTGCAATAAAAACAAAGAAGGATCAAGATGCTTTGTTAAAAGGATTATTGGAGGGGCGTATAGATGTAATTGCTACAGATCATGCACCCCATACAAAAGAGGAAAAGAAAAATGTGTACACCAAAGCACCTAGTGGAGGTCCTTTGGTACAACATGCACTTCCCGCAATGTTGCAAATGCATCATCAGGAAAAGATTAGCCTTGAACAGATAGTTGAAAAAATGTGCCATAACCCTGCAATTCTATTTCAAATTGAAAAACGGGGATTCATTCGGGAAGGCTATAAAGCAGATCTTGTTTTAATAGATCTTAATGCTCCTTGGGCCGTACAACCTAGTAACACGGTTTACAAATGTGGATGGTCCCCGTTCGATGGCGTGACCTTTAAATCCAGGGTTACCCATACCTTTGTAAATGGCCAATTGGTTTATAACAACTTCAAATTCATGCCTTTTGCCCAGGTAGCAGAGCAGTTGACATTTGATAGATAG
- a CDS encoding polyprenol monophosphomannose synthase, whose amino-acid sequence MSNGIIIIPTFNEIENIERLIRNIFSLQRKFHILVVDDNSPDQTAAKVKELQAEYFGSLFLEERQGKLGLGTAYIHGFKWALAHKYEYVFEMDADFSHNPNDLIRLYNTCEKNGADLAIGSRYVTGVNVINWPMSRVLLSWLASKYVQFITGMDIHDTTAGFVCYKRNVLESIDLDKIHFVGYAFQIEMKFKAYLQNFEIKEIPVIFTDRTKGSSKMSGGIISEAVFGVINMKLKSLFNKTSK is encoded by the coding sequence ATGTCCAATGGGATAATCATTATACCCACCTTTAATGAAATTGAAAATATTGAACGCCTGATAAGGAACATATTTTCCTTGCAGCGCAAATTTCATATTTTGGTGGTAGATGATAACTCTCCAGATCAAACTGCTGCGAAGGTAAAAGAGCTTCAGGCCGAGTATTTTGGTTCGTTGTTTTTAGAGGAAAGACAAGGGAAATTAGGATTAGGGACAGCGTATATCCACGGTTTTAAATGGGCATTAGCTCATAAATATGAGTACGTTTTTGAAATGGATGCCGATTTTTCGCACAATCCCAACGATCTCATTCGGTTATACAATACCTGTGAGAAAAATGGTGCAGATCTTGCTATTGGTTCCAGATATGTAACGGGAGTAAATGTGATCAACTGGCCAATGAGCAGGGTGCTGCTTTCATGGCTGGCTTCAAAATATGTCCAATTTATCACGGGCATGGATATTCATGATACTACTGCAGGCTTTGTTTGTTATAAAAGAAATGTTCTGGAAAGTATAGATCTGGATAAGATACATTTTGTTGGGTATGCATTTCAGATAGAAATGAAATTTAAAGCATATTTGCAGAATTTTGAGATTAAGGAAATTCCGGTAATTTTTACCGATAGAACCAAGGGAAGCTCTAAAATGAGTGGAGGAATTATTTCTGAAGCTGTTTTTGGAGTAATTAATATGAAATTAAAAAGTCTATTTAATAAGACATCAAAATAA
- a CDS encoding DUF4271 domain-containing protein, producing the protein MLGKALFHNRFEDFTSLATSGKFLMIKSREHKLLFGFNVLMLTVHILSVSLFVFLTFRLFTSQTLENQGSLLLRIITAYGFIVLLKFTVEKIIANVFDIDEIIDTYIFQKQTYLNFISLIIFGLSLFLVYSDIPRLPLFYLIIVLIIIALSYTLYTIINKNLRLISRFWFYFILYICALEIAPYVILYKLITKY; encoded by the coding sequence GTGCTAGGGAAGGCCTTATTTCACAATCGGTTCGAGGATTTCACTTCTTTAGCAACATCGGGAAAATTCTTAATGATAAAATCCAGAGAGCATAAACTCTTATTTGGTTTTAACGTTTTAATGCTCACGGTACATATATTGAGTGTCTCTTTATTTGTGTTTTTAACATTCAGGCTCTTTACATCCCAAACTTTAGAAAACCAAGGAAGTTTATTATTGAGAATAATTACCGCATATGGTTTTATTGTATTGCTAAAGTTTACCGTAGAAAAAATTATTGCTAACGTTTTTGACATAGATGAAATTATAGATACTTATATTTTCCAAAAACAAACCTATCTCAATTTTATCTCTCTGATTATCTTTGGATTATCCCTATTTCTTGTGTATAGTGATATTCCTAGGCTACCTCTTTTTTATCTAATTATCGTCCTTATAATTATTGCGCTCTCCTATACACTGTATACGATTATTAATAAAAACCTCAGACTAATATCACGCTTTTGGTTCTATTTTATTTTGTACATTTGCGCTCTCGAAATTGCCCCTTATGTTATTTTGTATAAGCTAATTACAAAGTACTAA
- a CDS encoding uroporphyrinogen-III synthase, whose product MKVKTILISQPEPKIENSPYFELEEKQRVKIDFIPFIHVEGVNSKDIRQQKIDLTNYTAIILTSRNAVDHFFRIAEEMRFKVPDTLKYFCLSEAVAYYLQKYVVYRKRKIYVGKRTFSELSPYIKKYKNEKFLLPASDMLKPDVPKILNKLGVEWKQAVFYKTVVSDLSDLRNVTYDILVFFSPSGIKSLFENFPEFEQKDTKIAVFGNTTIKAAKDHGLVCNIKAPTPETPSMTMALQKYIKEANKK is encoded by the coding sequence ATGAAAGTGAAAACAATTTTAATATCTCAGCCAGAGCCTAAAATAGAAAATTCACCTTATTTTGAGCTGGAAGAAAAACAACGAGTAAAAATTGATTTCATACCATTTATTCATGTTGAAGGAGTTAACTCCAAGGATATTAGACAACAAAAAATAGATCTTACCAATTATACGGCTATTATTTTAACCAGCAGAAATGCGGTAGACCACTTTTTTAGAATAGCAGAGGAAATGCGCTTTAAAGTGCCAGACACCCTTAAGTATTTTTGTTTAAGTGAAGCGGTAGCATATTATTTACAGAAATATGTAGTGTACAGAAAGCGAAAAATATATGTTGGGAAGCGCACATTCTCAGAGTTGTCCCCATATATTAAAAAGTATAAGAACGAAAAATTCCTTTTGCCGGCCTCAGATATGCTGAAGCCGGATGTGCCCAAAATACTTAACAAGTTGGGCGTAGAATGGAAACAAGCGGTTTTTTACAAAACTGTGGTAAGCGATCTTTCAGATTTAAGAAATGTTACTTACGATATTCTAGTATTCTTTAGCCCCAGCGGAATAAAATCGCTTTTTGAGAACTTCCCGGAATTCGAACAAAAAGATACGAAGATCGCAGTTTTTGGAAATACCACCATCAAGGCAGCAAAAGATCACGGATTGGTTTGCAATATAAAAGCACCCACCCCGGAAACCCCATCCATGACAATGGCACTTCAGAAATACATTAAAGAAGCTAACAAGAAATAA
- a CDS encoding lipocalin family protein has protein sequence MKATYLTCTTLLFSFILFTSCKKDDEPTITTTSSEILGRWYPVEAVVEGVVFPYDDHEDCGKDYLEFTVEEIIREVDILNCEEVIDGTGRYEINGNILSLNYGGLESIQIEIIDLTASTLILLFEEDQDDDGDLEEVRARYSRE, from the coding sequence ATGAAAGCCACTTATCTTACCTGCACTACTCTTCTTTTTAGTTTTATCTTATTTACTTCTTGCAAGAAGGATGATGAGCCAACTATCACAACCACCAGTAGTGAGATTTTAGGAAGGTGGTATCCTGTTGAGGCTGTTGTAGAAGGAGTGGTTTTTCCATATGATGATCATGAAGATTGTGGTAAAGATTATTTGGAATTTACCGTTGAGGAGATAATAAGAGAAGTAGATATATTGAATTGCGAAGAAGTTATTGATGGAACTGGAAGATATGAGATCAATGGCAATATTTTGAGTCTAAATTATGGAGGCTTAGAAAGCATTCAAATAGAAATTATAGATTTAACGGCCTCAACCCTTATCTTGTTATTTGAAGAAGATCAGGATGACGATGGAGATTTAGAAGAGGTTAGGGCACGGTACTCTAGAGAATAA
- the pckA gene encoding phosphoenolpyruvate carboxykinase (ATP): MLANKQITKSLSLDKYGIINATAHYQLSPEKLHQITLDNNQGVEASSGALAVNTGEFTGRSPKDRFLVKDEETKEKVWWGDINIPFDADKFDKLYDKVVDYLSEKEIYVRDSYICADDNYRLNIRVINEYPWSNLFAYNMFLRPEEAELENFKEDWIVVNAPGFKADPEVDGTRQGNFSILNFTKKIALIGGSGYTGEIKKGIFSALNFILPVHKNTLPMHCSANIGEDGDTAVFFGLSGTGKTTLSADPKRKLIGDDEHGWTKENTIFNFEGGCYAKVINLSEENEPDIFHAIKPGAILENVIFNEDGSVDFGNTSITPNTRVSYPLNHIKNIAKPSIGKNPKNIFFLTADAFGVLPPISKLTPAQAAYHFMSGYTAKVAGTEAGVDEPQPNFSACFGAPFMPLHPAEYAEMLSTKMKEADVNVWLVNTGWTGGAYGTGNRMKLKYTRAMIEAALDGKLADVEFTRHPIFGLHMPLECENVPSEVLNPRQTWSDKDAYDAKAMELANSFKTNFKKYEDNSNKEILSGGPIV, translated from the coding sequence ATGTTGGCAAACAAGCAAATTACGAAATCGTTATCGTTAGACAAATACGGAATTATTAACGCTACTGCTCACTATCAACTATCTCCAGAAAAATTACATCAGATAACTTTGGACAATAACCAAGGAGTTGAGGCATCGAGTGGCGCTTTAGCTGTGAACACAGGAGAATTTACCGGGAGATCCCCTAAAGACCGCTTTTTGGTAAAGGATGAAGAGACCAAGGAGAAAGTTTGGTGGGGAGATATCAATATTCCCTTTGACGCTGATAAATTTGACAAGTTGTACGACAAGGTAGTAGATTACCTTTCTGAAAAGGAAATTTATGTACGGGACTCTTATATATGTGCAGATGATAACTACCGTTTAAATATTCGTGTAATAAACGAATATCCCTGGTCCAATTTATTTGCATACAATATGTTTTTAAGACCAGAAGAAGCTGAGCTGGAAAATTTTAAGGAAGACTGGATCGTAGTGAATGCGCCTGGTTTTAAAGCCGATCCGGAAGTGGATGGAACGCGCCAAGGAAATTTTTCTATTTTAAATTTCACAAAGAAAATCGCATTGATAGGTGGTAGTGGATATACTGGGGAAATCAAAAAAGGAATTTTTTCAGCATTGAATTTTATTCTTCCTGTACACAAGAACACCCTTCCCATGCATTGTTCTGCAAATATAGGTGAAGATGGAGATACCGCTGTTTTCTTCGGACTTTCAGGGACGGGAAAAACAACCTTGTCTGCAGATCCAAAGCGCAAGCTTATTGGAGACGATGAGCACGGATGGACCAAAGAAAACACTATTTTCAATTTTGAAGGTGGATGTTACGCAAAAGTGATCAACCTTTCAGAAGAAAATGAACCGGATATATTTCATGCCATTAAGCCCGGAGCGATCTTGGAAAATGTGATCTTTAATGAAGATGGCAGTGTAGATTTTGGAAATACGTCTATTACCCCTAACACTCGTGTGAGTTATCCTTTAAATCATATTAAAAATATAGCAAAACCTTCTATAGGAAAAAATCCCAAGAACATATTTTTCTTAACTGCCGATGCCTTTGGGGTATTGCCTCCAATAAGCAAACTTACTCCTGCCCAAGCGGCATATCACTTTATGAGTGGATATACTGCGAAAGTGGCAGGAACCGAGGCTGGGGTAGATGAGCCACAACCAAACTTTTCTGCATGTTTTGGCGCACCTTTTATGCCGTTGCACCCAGCAGAATATGCCGAGATGTTAAGCACGAAAATGAAAGAAGCTGATGTAAATGTATGGTTGGTAAACACTGGTTGGACCGGTGGAGCTTACGGTACAGGGAACAGGATGAAGTTAAAATATACCAGGGCAATGATCGAAGCTGCTTTGGACGGTAAATTGGCAGATGTGGAATTTACTCGACATCCCATATTTGGCCTTCATATGCCGTTGGAATGCGAAAATGTTCCCAGTGAAGTATTGAATCCTAGACAAACTTGGAGCGATAAGGATGCTTACGATGCCAAGGCAATGGAACTTGCCAATTCGTTTAAAACGAACTTTAAGAAATATGAAGACAACTCCAATAAGGAAATCCTTTCTGGAGGGCCTATTGTGTAG
- a CDS encoding DUF423 domain-containing protein has translation MERKYYIAGFVFGLLGIVIGAFGAHGLKPLLSPDSFISLETGIKYQIYHSFLLLILGLLISSGQKLSTGIFYLLIFGVILFSGSIYLLATNALTSMDFKVIALATPLGGSLLIIAWAWLLVHFIKLKKK, from the coding sequence ATGGAGAGAAAATATTATATTGCCGGGTTTGTTTTTGGGCTTTTGGGAATAGTAATTGGCGCCTTTGGAGCTCACGGACTAAAACCATTATTATCACCAGACTCCTTTATTTCGTTGGAAACAGGAATAAAATACCAGATCTATCATTCTTTTTTATTGCTGATTTTGGGGCTACTAATATCCTCTGGACAGAAACTTTCAACCGGGATCTTTTACTTGCTGATTTTTGGAGTGATTTTGTTTAGCGGATCTATTTATTTATTGGCTACAAATGCCTTGACCAGCATGGATTTTAAAGTAATCGCCTTGGCTACGCCTTTGGGCGGCAGTTTGTTAATTATAGCCTGGGCATGGCTCTTGGTTCATTTTATAAAGTTAAAAAAGAAATAA
- a CDS encoding saccharopine dehydrogenase family protein, whose product MRQILIIGAGKSTSVLISYLLNKSETENLFLTIGDLDIEHAKKLSQNHERCKAIVLNVFNKESRESAIKDADIVISMLPARFHIEAAKDCIKYKKSLVTASYVSKEMKALDQKVKENGLVFMNEIGVDPGIDHMSAMKVIDSIRDKGGKMILFESFTGGLVAPESDTNLWNYKFTWNPRNVVVAGQGGVAEFIQEGKYKYIPYHRLFRRTEFLEVEGHGKFEGYANRNSLDYRSIYGLEDILTLYRGTIRRVGFSKAWNMFVQLGLTDDTYTMQDTTNMSYRDFINSFLPYSTTDSVELKLRHNLKIDQDDIMWEKLVELDLFNKDKKIGLENATPAQALQKILSDKWTLAEDDKDMIVMYHKFGYEINGEKKQIDSTMVLIGDDQTHTAMAKTVGLPVAIATLAILNKKITTPGVQIPITKEVYTPILEELESHGIAFKEKETTYLGYNPFGGVGN is encoded by the coding sequence ATGCGACAAATATTAATAATTGGTGCCGGCAAATCCACTTCGGTATTAATTTCCTACTTGCTTAATAAATCTGAAACAGAAAACTTGTTCCTTACCATCGGGGACCTGGATATAGAGCACGCAAAAAAACTCAGCCAGAATCACGAAAGATGCAAAGCTATTGTATTGAATGTTTTCAATAAAGAAAGTCGGGAATCGGCAATTAAGGATGCCGATATCGTAATTTCCATGTTGCCAGCAAGATTTCATATAGAGGCAGCCAAAGATTGTATTAAATACAAAAAATCATTGGTTACCGCTTCTTATGTAAGCAAGGAGATGAAAGCACTGGATCAAAAAGTGAAAGAAAACGGCTTGGTCTTTATGAACGAGATTGGGGTGGATCCTGGGATAGATCATATGAGTGCCATGAAGGTAATAGACAGCATTCGCGATAAAGGCGGGAAAATGATCCTTTTTGAATCTTTTACCGGCGGATTGGTAGCTCCGGAAAGTGATACCAACCTTTGGAACTATAAATTCACTTGGAACCCAAGAAATGTTGTGGTAGCTGGCCAAGGTGGCGTAGCTGAATTTATCCAAGAAGGAAAATACAAATATATCCCGTACCATCGTTTGTTCCGAAGAACAGAATTCTTGGAAGTGGAAGGTCATGGAAAATTTGAAGGATATGCCAACAGGAACTCTTTGGACTACCGAAGCATTTATGGCTTGGAAGATATTCTCACACTTTATAGGGGAACTATAAGACGGGTTGGGTTTAGCAAGGCTTGGAACATGTTTGTTCAGCTAGGTCTAACAGATGATACTTATACCATGCAGGACACTACGAATATGAGCTACAGGGACTTTATCAATTCATTTTTACCCTATTCTACAACAGATAGCGTGGAGCTAAAACTAAGGCATAACTTGAAAATAGACCAAGATGATATTATGTGGGAGAAATTGGTAGAATTAGACCTTTTCAACAAAGACAAAAAAATAGGATTAGAAAATGCTACTCCGGCCCAAGCGCTTCAAAAAATATTATCAGATAAATGGACACTTGCAGAAGATGACAAAGACATGATCGTGATGTACCATAAATTTGGATATGAAATTAATGGAGAGAAAAAGCAGATAGATTCTACCATGGTGTTAATTGGGGACGATCAAACACATACTGCTATGGCTAAAACAGTAGGCTTGCCAGTTGCAATAGCAACCTTGGCAATTTTGAATAAAAAAATAACCACTCCAGGGGTTCAAATACCAATTACCAAAGAAGTGTACACCCCTATATTAGAGGAGTTGGAATCTCATGGAATTGCCTTTAAAGAAAAGGAAACAACATATTTAGGCTATAATCCGTTTGGAGGAGTTGGGAATTGA
- a CDS encoding Lrp/AsnC ligand binding domain-containing protein, whose product MKYVDDQVTIDGIDKTILNYLMEDARKPILEIARSIGISGAAIHQRLRKLEKAGLIEGSKLMINPRVLGYKTLAFVGVYLDKAVSNPQAVKRLSEIPEVLECHYTTGNWSIFLKILCRDNEHLMNVLNKNIQAIDGVSRTETFISLDQQIKRQIKV is encoded by the coding sequence ATGAAATATGTAGATGACCAGGTTACCATTGATGGTATAGACAAGACCATCCTTAACTATCTCATGGAAGATGCGCGAAAGCCTATACTGGAAATTGCCAGAAGTATTGGTATAAGTGGTGCTGCCATCCATCAAAGATTGAGAAAACTAGAAAAAGCCGGATTAATAGAAGGCTCAAAACTCATGATCAACCCACGGGTTTTAGGCTATAAAACTTTGGCCTTTGTGGGTGTTTATTTGGACAAGGCCGTGAGCAATCCTCAAGCTGTAAAAAGGCTGAGTGAGATTCCCGAAGTATTGGAATGCCACTATACAACAGGAAACTGGTCTATCTTTTTAAAGATCCTCTGTAGGGACAATGAGCACCTTATGAATGTTCTCAACAAGAATATACAGGCTATTGATGGAGTCTCAAGGACAGAAACCTTTATTTCCCTGGATCAGCAAATAAAAAGGCAGATAAAAGTGTAG
- a CDS encoding zinc metallopeptidase, giving the protein MIGYYIIAGLIFIVSLYVSNKLKSKFKKYSKVHLQNGMSGKEIAEKMLYDNGITDVKVISTPGMLSDHYNPQKKTVNLSEGVYTQRNAAAAAVAAHECGHAVQHAQAYSWLGMRSQLVPVVSVASKLSTWVILGGLVLMGTTALGSTVLLVGIILFGMGTLFSFVTLPVEYDASKRALVWLESENMLTAAEHDAAEDSLKWAARTYVVAAIGSLATLLYFVSIYLGRD; this is encoded by the coding sequence ATGATTGGATACTATATAATTGCCGGGCTCATATTTATTGTGAGTTTATATGTAAGCAATAAATTAAAAAGCAAATTCAAAAAATACTCTAAAGTTCATCTCCAAAATGGAATGAGTGGGAAAGAGATTGCTGAAAAAATGCTTTATGATAATGGGATAACCGATGTGAAAGTAATTTCAACACCTGGAATGTTATCGGACCATTACAACCCACAGAAGAAAACGGTGAATTTAAGCGAAGGTGTTTATACGCAACGAAACGCCGCTGCTGCTGCCGTCGCAGCACATGAATGTGGACATGCTGTACAACACGCACAGGCATATAGTTGGCTGGGAATGCGCAGCCAGCTTGTACCCGTAGTAAGCGTAGCGTCTAAACTTTCTACATGGGTGATCCTGGGAGGTCTGGTTTTAATGGGGACCACAGCATTGGGAAGTACCGTGTTGTTAGTTGGGATCATCCTTTTTGGGATGGGAACTTTGTTTAGTTTTGTAACTTTGCCTGTGGAATATGATGCAAGTAAGAGGGCTTTGGTATGGTTGGAAAGTGAAAATATGCTTACTGCAGCAGAACATGATGCAGCAGAAGATTCTTTAAAGTGGGCAGCGAGAACCTATGTGGTAGCAGCTATTGGATCTTTGGCAACCTTGCTTTATTTCGTGAGTATTTACTTGGGCAGGGATTAA